A stretch of DNA from Verrucomicrobiia bacterium:
TGGACGCCGATGAGTGACAGCTTGGTCTTGTCCGGCAGCTCCACGGGCGGGGAATTTACCTGTCCCGTCACCGTTTGAATGAGCTTGGGAGTCAGCTCCTGCGTCCTGCCGTTCTGTAAAATGGACAGTTTGGCCCCGACCTGGAATTCGTTTCCTTCCGGGTTCATATGAACCCCTTCAAAACCGAGAAAAGTGATTTGGTATTCCAAAATTTTACGCGCTTCGCCGGCGGTCAGAAGCAATGTGTCGGCCGCTTGGGCCTTCTCTCCGGCGCCGGAATGGTCGATGGGCGAGATGTAAATGTCGTACAAAAGCCCTTTTTGGATGGCCGGGTTGCGCATATATCCCTGATTATACTCCGACCAGTAAAAGCGAGGCCGGGCCTCGGAAATTTTCCCCGTATGTTCCACGCTAAAAACAAGCGCGTTTTCAGACGGTTTGGCGCCCGCTACCGTCCCCTTGTAGGTCAGCGTATAGCCGAAGGCGGATTTGGCCTCTCCGGCTGTCAAGTTCATCCGTTCCGACTGGGAATAAACGCCGGAGAAGATGAATCCAGCCAACAACATGGCAACGCCGATGTGCGCCAGATAACCCCCCGAGTTGCCCGGCCGTTCGGCCAGGCGGCGGGAAAAGGCAAAAAAGCTGGAAAAAAGGGCGAAGAAACAAAGAAAGTAGAACAGAGGATAAAACGACTCTTTGAACCCGGCAATAAAAGTCACTACTGCAAACCCCAAGGCCAGGATGGCGGGCCAGAACGCTTTGCGCAGTTTTTCGGTCAAGGAATCGGCGCCGTACGGCAGATTGGGGGTTATCGCCAAAAGAAAAGCCAGTAGAACGCCAATCGGGAGATGGGTCTTTACGTAATACGAGACATCCACCGCCGCCGCTTTTCCAAACAGGCGGGTTATTAACGGGGAGGATGTGCCCAAAAAGACGAGCGCCGTGGAAAAGGCCATCACCAACATGAATACCAAAACGGACCAATCCGCGTTGACCAAAAATCTTCCATACGGTTCTCCCTTGATCTCCCGCATTCGGTAAAGAAGCATTCCAAAACCAAAAAGCACAAAGGTTAGAAGGAAGAGAACCAAAAGGCCGTTTATTCCCAAGTCGGTAAAGGAATGCACGGAGAAATCGGCCAAAATACCGGAGCGGGTGAGAAACGTGCCGTAGACGACCAACAGAAACGTTACCAGCGCCAGAAGAAAATTGGTTTTGGGGAGCGCGTTTTTATGTTTCTGAATCAAGAAGCCGTGAATAAGTGCGGTAGCGGCCAAAAACGGCATCAGCGAGGCGTTTTCCACCGGGTCCCAGCCCCAATAACCGCCCCAGCCCAATACTTTGTAGGCCCAGAAGCCGCCGACGATAATTCCGGCGCCAATGGCCAGCCAGGCAAAGTTTACCCACGGGAAGGAGACGTTCACCCAGCCGCGGTACTCCCGGCGGGTCAGGGCGGCCATCGCCAGGGCAAAAGGCACGGCCAGCGCGGCAAATCCCAAAAAAATGACCGGCGGGTGAATCACCATCCAGAAGTCCTGCAGGAGGGGATTCAATCCCCGGCCGTCTGCGAGAACCTGTGCGGCCGGCTCGAACGGCGAGCGCTTGATTAGAATGAAAAGCAGAAAGAGTTGAACAAGCGAATAGAAAAACATTCCCCGCTCCTCGTATTCCCCCAAGCGCTTGAGCATGAACAACCCCAAAAGGGCCGACAGCCCGAGCCACAAAAGAAAAGACCCCTGCTGCCCGGCCCAGACGGAGGAAAACAGATAATGGAAGGGCAAATCGGAAGAGGAGTATTCGGCGACGTAGGTGATTTCGTAATGCTTGGCCACGAAAAGATAGAAAAGATAAACGAGCGCGCCAACGGAGAAAAGGGCGGAGACCCAATAGAAGCGGCGGCCCCAAATCAAGGTTCCCTTGGTTCGGCCCCATGCGTACAGGTAGCTGATAACGGAAAAGAAACCGAAAAGAAGGGAGATGCTTAAAAAAAGGTTGCCGGTAAGGGAGGCGTTCATTTTTCCGCCTTGTAGGTTTGCACTTCCTCCCCCTGATACTTGGAGGGGCATTTGACCAACAATTGGTCGGCCTGGAATACTCGTTCCCTATAATTTCCGATTGCCACAATCTGGGTGGCCTGGTCGAAGTTGCCGGGACGGACTCCCTTGTAGGAGACCTCCAGCATCTCCCCGTGGCTGTCCTTCAGCGTGAAGTACAAAAGCCCGGCGGTCGTATCATACCGGGTGGCGGATTTTTCCAGTTCCCCCATCACCTGCACGGTCTGGGGGGAGCTTTTGGCCTCGGCAAAACTGACGTAGGGGGTCAAGCTGGTTTTCAGGCTGACCGCCCCGTAAATCACGAACCCCACGATTATGACCAGGGCGACGATATAACGGATTTTCATACGGCTCCTTTCATATATTTGGAATTGCCGGAATGATCAAAAGAGGCCGGGGCTCCGAAAATACAGCATGGGATCCGCAGGTAGGGGAGGATCCGGTAGGGAATGGAACCCCGGCCGTGGGTGTGGCGGTTGCGGCTTTGTTCGCATTGAAGCATATGCTAGGCGATGGAACGGGCGGTCGTTTATGACGGTTCATTCTTCCTTCCGTTTCCGGCCCGCTCGGGAAGCACCTTGCTCAAATCCGTGGCCAAAATCCCGCCGAGACATTGATTCAGCCGTTTCTGGAGGGTCATCCGCTGACGGTGGGCCGGGCAAATCCGCTCCCCCGGGCAAAGGCGGTGCTCGTCCAACAAACAGGCCTCGTGCCCAAGCGGCCCGTC
This window harbors:
- the ccsA gene encoding cytochrome c biogenesis protein CcsA produces the protein MNASLTGNLFLSISLLFGFFSVISYLYAWGRTKGTLIWGRRFYWVSALFSVGALVYLFYLFVAKHYEITYVAEYSSSDLPFHYLFSSVWAGQQGSFLLWLGLSALLGLFMLKRLGEYEERGMFFYSLVQLFLLFILIKRSPFEPAAQVLADGRGLNPLLQDFWMVIHPPVIFLGFAALAVPFALAMAALTRREYRGWVNVSFPWVNFAWLAIGAGIIVGGFWAYKVLGWGGYWGWDPVENASLMPFLAATALIHGFLIQKHKNALPKTNFLLALVTFLLVVYGTFLTRSGILADFSVHSFTDLGINGLLVLFLLTFVLFGFGMLLYRMREIKGEPYGRFLVNADWSVLVFMLVMAFSTALVFLGTSSPLITRLFGKAAAVDVSYYVKTHLPIGVLLAFLLAITPNLPYGADSLTEKLRKAFWPAILALGFAVVTFIAGFKESFYPLFYFLCFFALFSSFFAFSRRLAERPGNSGGYLAHIGVAMLLAGFIFSGVYSQSERMNLTAGEAKSAFGYTLTYKGTVAGAKPSENALVFSVEHTGKISEARPRFYWSEYNQGYMRNPAIQKGLLYDIYISPIDHSGAGEKAQAADTLLLTAGEARKILEYQITFLGFEGVHMNPEGNEFQVGAKLSILQNGRTQELTPKLIQTVTGQVNSPPVELPDKTKLSLIGVQADSRQVMLALETLPAAGKTADAVSIEVSKKPLIILVWLGSILLLSGGVLSTWRRAKERPRLLRIGEQAVKKETLKSRAPVTK
- a CDS encoding cytochrome c maturation protein CcmE; this encodes MKIRYIVALVIIVGFVIYGAVSLKTSLTPYVSFAEAKSSPQTVQVMGELEKSATRYDTTAGLLYFTLKDSHGEMLEVSYKGVRPGNFDQATQIVAIGNYRERVFQADQLLVKCPSKYQGEEVQTYKAEK